The following DNA comes from Pithys albifrons albifrons isolate INPA30051 chromosome 17, PitAlb_v1, whole genome shotgun sequence.
gattttatattaaaaaaaaacgaacaggaagggggagggggggagggaacCCCACAAAATAAGGAGGGGATAAAACACTCGCGGGGTGGAGGATGTGGTTTCTTTCAAACAAAGTGCACTGCGAGACTGATTTGAAATGAGCTCCCGGAGGCCGGGAGGTTACGGGGAGCCGCTGCGGGATCTGTCCTGCTTGGGTTCGAGCCCACTGACGAGGCGCTGGATGTTTTGCAGTTCGCTGGTGGCCGCCTCCTTGTCTGCGCCCAGCTTGGGGGAGAGGGACACGGAGCCGGAGGAAAGGGTGGAGGAGCGGCTGGTGAGGTCCGAGGCGGAGTCCAGGGGCACGGAGCCGGGGCTGGAGCTCAGCCCCCCAGCCTTGCCCTCGCCGGAGCCGGCGGCCAGGCCGGGCAGAGCGGTGGTGAGGAGGCTGCTGCCGTCGGAGAGGGGCACGGGCAGTGGGTAGGGGCTGTAGCGGAGCCGCGGCCGCACGGCGCTGAGGAAGGGGTGCCGGTGCACTGAGCTGGAGGCGGCGCTGGAGgcggcggccgccgccgccatgtAGGTGTAGGGGTAGGGGAAGAGGCTTCCGAAAGGAGACATGGCCAGGCCCTGcgggaggggaggagagagaaaggaaggggtTACCGgcctgcacacccacccccgCAGGTGTTTCACCCTCCCACGCGCACTCCAGTGGAGAGCTGACAGCGgacaagctgctgctgctgcccacgggaggggatggagacccgTCCTCCCACTGCCAAGGCCAAAAACACGCGGACCCAACGGGACAGACCCTGCCCATGATCTGCCCTGCACGGCGCCCAccccgcccccgcccctcccgctGCGGGGGGTCGTGGTCCAAAGAGGCCAAAATAGCCATGGCATCTTTCTCCTACTCTCCTCCCTGGGAgattccttttctctgggaaaagcgCCCTGTACCCGCAGGTATAGCCCCCCAACTCCGCAGGGCAACCCAAGGCTCATCGTCCCCGACGGCGGCTCCGCTCCGCAGGCTGCCACGTGCCCCACACCGCTGAGCTGCGCCCTGGTCCTGTCCAGGCGGGAGCAGGGGGTGCAGAAGCCTGGCTCCGGCACGGGCTCGCAGGGAGCACAGGAGCTGGGCAACAGCGGGGAGGGTGGGAGAGCACCGGGAGATCCGCCTGGACCACCCCCACTCCCTCCCGGACTTTCCCTCCTCGGACTTTCCCTCCAACCCTGTGACTGCGTCTGCAGAGAGGGGCAGTGGGGGAAACACCAAAGCGGAGAAGGAGGTGCCCACTGTCCTCCCATTCTCCCGGGCTGAAACCCTCCTGCTCCGGCCGGGCGGCGCGGGGAGGGTGCAGTACCTGTGAGGCCAGGACGTGCTGCTGCAGATGGAAAGGCAAAGCAGCCGCCGATGCTCCCGAAAGTCCCTGGGCCGCCGCCGTGGCCATGACCGTGTTGTCCAGTCCCGAGACCCCGGCGGATGCCCCGGAGACGGTGGCGAGGAGGGGCCCCATCCCCGCGGCCATGCCGGAGAAAGCTCCCCCCATGGCGAACTGCCCGGGGTGCAGCAGCAGTGGGTGCCCGTTCCCCAGCGGGTTGAAAAACTGCTGGccggccagggcaggggggaagcCGAGGTTCTGCAAGTGTCCCTGGCTCAGGTGGGCCGTGCTGTCGGTCTGGACTGTCAGGGGGGCGAAGGGCTCTTTCCCCAGCAGCCGGTTCTCGTCTACTTTGGGGCCATCCCTGAGGGGGCTTTTCAGTTCCTCGCCGCTCAGGCTTCCCCCCCGGGTGCTGGAAGAGATagcagctgggctgtgcctggagtCCGGAGGGGCTTTCTCAGTCCTCTCTCGGCTCCGACTCCCCACCGAGTCCCCGGGAAAGAAGTGGCTTTTGGAGGGGCTGCCCCCCTTCTCTCGAAGGTCGTCCCCTGCAGTGGCAGCGGAGCTGGCCGGCGCTGGGGTGGTGGCGGTGGTCGTGCTGATTTTGCCCGACTCGTTGCCTTCTAGCAAGGGATCGTCTTTGCTGTCTGCATCGCTGTCTCCCTCGCTGGGGCAGAGATCTGCAAGACAAAGGGGGCCCGGGGCTGGGATCCGGCACTGCACATCCCGAAATCCCCAGCGGGCTGCGAGAGGGGGCAGAAACGCTTCCTGACCGGCCAGAGATTTGTAtggaaatactttctttttttctttattataatataaataaatacagccCCTGGCTTCCACCGCCCGCCCCGAACAAGCCAGCCTGAGTTTTACGCAACGCAGCAAAATTGCCTGCGAAACAAAGCGGCGGCCCAGAGGAGCGACCCTGCAGTCGGGTGGGCTCGGGGCCAGCGGCTCCTCTCCCCGGGGCggtgggagcccccagggaCTCCTCACCGGCTGCAGCGAAGGCAGCGGAGCGGCCGGACAGTGGCGGCTGGGCTGAAGGGCCTCGGGGATGTGCCTCCTACAAAGTTTTCCAgaagttttcatttctttcaatgGGCAAACTTTGTAAACAGAGAGGGACCCCCACTCTGGCCTTCATCACCCCTTGGAtcccccctctcctcctccccaaatGCATACACGGCTCCACTGGATTCCTCTGCACTTCATCTCCTAATTTCAGCGCCCCAGGTGCGAAGCTCTGGTTTGCTTTTTgggtcccctcccagctcccctccCCTCAGCTCGTCAGCCCTTTAAAAAACCGAGTAAAGCAACTACAAAAAAGAGGTtgtttcctcctccccctgcaccccccacCCCTGGACGGATTAATACATATGAGAGAGCTGCAGAcagttcccagctctgcacagagagAAACCCAGGGTGACTTTTCTATAACAAAGTTCGGGACTGTATCCAGGGGAAAGATCCTTCCTCTAATAACAGATTCAGAGACGAATATTAATGGAGTGACTCCAGTTTTGAACTTTTGCCCCGTGGTCTGTCTTTGCTCCCTTGACTCGGAGCTGGCTCCTTTCTGAACCAAGGAGGGGAGGGATGAATGTGCAGCaaggggagagggaggctgggggcagagggagaaggagaggaacaatgaggaagacagagagagaacgagggaagaagaagagggagggagaaagagaaaaagaatgaaagcaagaaggagagtgagggaaagaaggaaagaaagaaggaaagacaggaaggaaaatcctaaagatgaaaagaaagaagtacaaaggaagagagaagacagcaaagagagaaaacaggtGAGAAAACAAGAGGAGGGAAGgcaaaaggagaggaaaggaaggaagacagGCCAATGCCAGAGGGCAGTGGTAGAAGCTGGGATCTGCCACCCCATGGAGCAGGCACACAACCTCTCCTGTTTGGGGATCCACAGCTCTCACCTTTGAGGCTGGAGGTGCCAACTGCGGGCACGGCAGGACAGGAGGACTGGGCAAAGCACTTGAAGGCTGTCTGCTCATTGGATGACTCATCCGAGGTGGGATTCTCCTTCTTCTGCCTCTCATCATATACCCGCATGGACTGCAGGGTCAGCTGCTTCCTGCGGGCACACAAACCGCTGGGCAAGGTCCCCCAGCACCCCCCGGATCCCCcccaccttccccagccccttCTTGAGGTCCTATTTGAGTATGAGTGGGACGGGGGGATTAAGGGCCATGGTCTCCTCGAGGAGGAGAGCTCGTTTCTGgcaggcagggcttggctgctAATGAGAGGAGATTTCTTGGAAGCGgtgagcagctcctcagcaaGGGCAGATATTAAAGACAAGGGGcggaggggagagggaagcaTTCCCTGGAGATTAGCTTTTAAAAGGCGAGGATGTTCCAGAGATATGAGCCATCTTAATGGTTGCTAAGATTGCTAGGAAGTGGTTATTTTGTTAGGCACTTTATGTAATCTTTTCACCAACAATTAACCCGGAGTAAAAATCTATTtatatttagaaagaaattagaAATCATTTCCGTCCTGTGGCTCCAGCCTTGGCTTTATTTTCACACTGACGGACAAGAGGAGCTGGCGTGtgcatgtttgtgtgtgtgtgtgtgctaggctcagtgctgggcagggagaaaGGCCTCTTGTTTTACATGACATCCTCCTcccccccctctttttttttgtttaaaaaagagaaacagacaGATTTATTCATAATCTAAACCCCCCTGCAAATGGCTAAAATACCCTGTCTgctgtaacaaaacaaaacagacataTTCCCCATCAAAGGGGGGGAAAATGATCCTTTCTCTATTTTCtccttgtattttcttcttacattaaaaataaaaatcttgagTGCCATTATAACGAGTTCTAGCCGTCTACCTGGGGCACAAACTGTGTCCttctgcttttggaaaaaataaagaatctTCTATCTTTATTACTTTCATATTCATGAGATACCCCTGTCAAAACAGTTTCTTTACATGTTTTTCCTCCATTATTTAGTCTTTTTGATACAGTCCCCAGAAAAATGCCAGGGGAGATTTAACCAACGCTCAGCCCTcacttctccctcctctccagtCCCAGATCCAAACTACACTATAATATTCCCCTCTCAAATTTTTAAGGGAAACTTCTTTCTCCAGCGTGATTTGCTTAATGTACTGCATTCCCTTTGGCCAGTCATCCCCTGCAATGTGAAAAATGAATgtggaaagcaggaaagaatTCCCATGCAATCCGTTTGGGGTTATTAACGCCAAGATCCTTATGGATTTTGGCGGGGGGAAGTGTGGTTTGGAGGCAAGTCGAGGTGATTTTGACCTCTGCTCATGTTCTGAGCTTTACACATGAAAAGCGCCTGTACCTAATCTAGCCAGACtcaccttttttccctccttccatTCCCGGTGTCCCGAAAACCTTTGGCAAAGGGATTGTTGTCAATTTTTAATTGAGTGATCTATAggatggagagaaaaagaggtaGGAGGTTGGGGCAGAATAAGgtgatttttacattaaaaaacaacagcaaaactccCTCTTTCCAGTTCCTCCAGCGCTGGCAAGATCCCGGCAGGAgtaggacagggcagggggcaaAGGTCCCCATATTTTTGGGTGAATCTCCGTGTTTTCCCGAGTTTGGAGTCAGCTCATCCCCAATCCCCCGCCGGGCTGGCCAGTGACCCGAGCTGTGGTGGCAATGAAAGAGCCCCGTGTTGCTGCCACCACATCGGAATTAATTGAGCTGTGCAATGCGATCCATGCAAGTTATGCCTGTGCTTAAAACTCTTTAAATGCCATAATTAAACCGCAAAGGAATCATACCCACCCCCTCGCtataataaaatactttatatAATCGCATTatgctctgtgtgtgcgtgtgttgGGGCGCCGGGGGTGCCAGGACCCAGTTCATATTTTTCGGGGAAGTGGAGGTGGGTGAAAGTTTTTTGGTTTGAGTTTCCTCGGGATTCAGTTATCGCAGGGAACGGCTGCTCGGAGCGATGCCGAGTGCGGGGCATCCCGCAAGTCCCTGTGCCTGCGCGGACGATGCGCAGAGGCGGATTCAAAGCCTGGTCGGGGGCTCCCCTCGCTGTAACGGGATGCGGGAGATGGGAACGGGGATGCCGCCTCCTCGACGCTCCATTCCCGGCCTTGGACCGGACTGGAAGCGCAGCAACCCCCAGTTTAGGAGCAGAGGAAGACTCCGAAAAGGAAACCCCGCCTGCGTCCGAGTGCGGGCAGGACCAGTCCTGGCTCCCGACTCGCCCCCGCGCCTCACACAAGGGATcaggagagagcaggaaaaCCCACTGCTAAAAACCAGCGGGACTTTTAATCCAGGTGCTCCCGGCCGTGCCTTCTGCTCCCCCCGCGCCGAGCCGAGGGctccccgccgctcccgcacGCCTCTTCCCAGCCGATTTCATGGCAATCAGACAAATATGCTCATTTCTGTCCTTCAACCAAGCCAGCCCCAGCTGATAGACCGGGGCGACCAGCCCTGCTGATAAGTCCCAAAGCAAAGTCTAACTCTCTGTACACTCATTTTCTTTCGGTTTCCTTGCAAGCGCCCGGCcacagaaagagaggaaaatagcCCGAGCCCCGAGGGGGTACTGGCTTTTTGGAAACCGAGGGCAGAAGGATGCAGACCCCCCTCTTCACGCCTTAATTTTTAATGGTGATGGACGTGAGGGGCAGAAAGAGGGACACAAGGAAGCTGCAGCGAGCGGGAGCTGCGCATCCAGACCTTCTACACTTAACGCACGCAAACCCGAAGTTATAATTTatagacaaaaggaaaaaaaatcaaagccctTTTTTTGGCTCCTTCGCTTCCCTCCACTTGACTTAATTATCGTAAATTCGCCATTTGCCACTCTCCCAAATATACCACCTTCATCGCAACCAACAATAAACCGGCAGAAATGGAAAGGCAGCGTCTGCAGCGCTGCAAAACTTTCTCACACCGGCTCTTTCAGACCTTCCAGCGAAATTCAAGCGAGATACCCCTCTCTGATCAGAGTATATTTCTGCaccacaaaaaataataaaacactgcaggatgcaaaaaaaatcataatataataataataggAACCAGACGTGTGCTCCAGCCTTATTGCCAATTGCTGTTAAAGGAGCTAAAACAGCACAACGGCCAGGAAGAATTACAAAatctcagccctgctgctctccccccTCTGTCTTTCGACACACGGAGCCGagtctttattattttttttcctgatgcgTCTTAGATTAAATCcacactgagagcagagatCCCCACCCCATGCCTTTCCCCATACTGGGGAGCAAtactgggaaaagaaaatgataaaaaaatccctaagCATTCTCCCCCCCGCCACCCCACCCCCAGTCCTCGCTTTTAATTGCCTTCCCCGAGGTCGGTATTAGGAGAGTGCCCGACCCCCTCCCCCGGCGCCTTCCCCAAGTTGGATCAAGGAGGTTTTGGGGGGAAAGatgaggaggggagagagagaacgGGATGGGCTTCGTGATTTTTAAGGGAACAATGCGGAGTAAAAGTTCTCTTAAAAGCCAAAACACGTAAAACAAATCCTCTCTTAATCTCCTTACCTTATCATTCTGGTATGCGGTCACTGCGATGAATTCAGTCTCCGGGAAAACGTAGGTCCTGAACGTGCTGTAGGGAAGCTTGAGGATATCGTTGGCTCGGACGATGTGGAACCGGGGCTGGTACTTGTGCATGGAGTTTAAAATGGTCTGGGGAGGGGGGCAGCGGCCggcagcagagagggcagagggggggaaagaaatcggtcagcaggagcagcaccccCGCCTCGCACTTCCCCCAGCCATCGGCACTTTCTCCTCCTAAtttgccttccctctccttcctcctctcacTCCTCCTCCCCGCCGAGCACACTCCAAACACACGCACACGCCTTGTAGCATCCAACTAAAAGTACTGACAGCTCCAGCTCGCCGGAATTAGGCTCTGGCTGGATCTCTCGGAGGGAAGGAGCGGGGGGAATCCTATCAGAGCTCCGctaggaaagggggaaaagctgTTTGGGCTCCGGCCTCAATGTCTTTTGATTTCGAAGtgtataaaaaaaataaagcagcagcagctacaATAGCAACACCACCGCGAGAACCTCGGCTCGGTCTAATTGCGTGCCCCAATTCACTTAAGGCCTTCTGTGAAAGGCAAAAATGTATCGTCTAATCAAATCACAGGGAGCAAATGCAATCTTCGGCACATTAGAGATCCCTCGGCCGCGGCCACCACCAGCAAGCCCCGGCTCCGAGGTGGAGGCTTTCCCAGGAATAGAAAGAAATGGCAAGGATTGTCAGAGCACTTATCAGCAGGTTTGTTTGATTTCACTCTTAGGGTAAGTTTTTATCTCTGCACACCCGGTAAATGTAAAGGAGTGGATAGACATGAATGGGCAACTTGACCTCTGCTTTTGGTGGCTGTTTATTTTCACTCCGGCTTGCTTTACATTATCCAGATTAATATAGATTTAAACGTTTGCGTACTTAGGCCTTTAAGCCCTTTATACACATATGCATATCATTTTCCTGCGCTTAAAAAGTGTGATCgactttattaaaaatatatatagatatataaagtCACCGCAGCCCGAGAAATATCGAGTTGCACTACGCTGGAAATATATCTCTAAAGTTAACACTGAATGGCACGGAGAGGTTACAAAGTAAACTCCAGTGTTTAATCCTGACCCCGGCAGGGGGAAAAATCAAGGACTGTTATAAACCGGACAAATGCACGTCCCAGTGTGCATGGAGGGGTATTTATTCCCCGTTTTCCTTGCATTTCGGGAGCCTGCCGGAGTTGCCAGTGGGGCTGCGGGTACGGCCCAGCTGAGCAGTCGCCGTGCTCCGGGTGGACCCCCCCGCCGGGACCCCCTGCTCCGGCCGGGTGGcgagggaggggaaggggggggggcAAAGGAAGGTGTAAAAGGCACTTACAAATCCGTGCTTGTCAGAGATGTTGTTAGTGAGCTTCAGCTTGTGAAAGGTGACGACTTTGGACATCCATTGTTCGCCGGTGGCCGGGCTGTCCGGGTGGATGTACATTCTCTTTGGCATTTCAGGGTCAGCTTTGCCGGCTACCATCCACCGGGAATTATGGAATTTGTACCTACAATCATCAGCCGCCACAATATCCATCAATAAAATGTACTTGGCCTTTTTATCCAGTCCAGTGCATCTCACTTTAAATGGAGGAAACATTCTCCTATGGGCAGAGAGAGTGGGGggtgggagaaagaaaagacatgatgaaaataaaattaattacagtGTTTAAATAAGCTTCTGAATTTCAATAGTGAGTCTACCAAGCAACTGCTTTAGCtctcaaaagcagaaaagtaaGTGTGTGTCCAGCAAAAACCCCTCCCGCCCTCAGCAAAAATGTTTCTCAAACGCTTAAAAGTTTCAGGAGAAAATGGTCCCTGTATGGGAGAGGAACGAGTTCCCTAGAAATCAGCGGGCGCCTACCTCTGCCATTCCTAAACAGCAAAGGCCCATTTGGGGCTCTCTGATCTCTCATTAGTTTCCTTTTCGCCTGCTAAACAAAGAAATGGGAACCGATTGCACCCCgataaaagaaatattctgcATTATAACCGAGTCACGCAATTAAGAGTAGAGAGGAGaggttttcattttgcagaggagaaaaacaaccCCAGTGAGGGCAGGGTGGCTGCCGGGGCTCTCCCCATGCTCCAGCCTCCCCAAGATCCCCCCGTGTGCCGAGGGTTCCCTGCAAACCCCGCTCCTCTCCATTCCCAAGTCCGGCTTCAAACTGCAACAGGATACCACAAATTTGCTGTTTATTATATCGAGCGGTTGGCATTCAGCAAATCTCAACTTAAAAGGAAACACATGACTTTGCAACATCTAAGAGCCTTTAATACTGGCCGAGGCTTTCACGCAAAAACTTTTGACCACAATTAGCAGAGAAAACTTCGGGAAAGCAGTAAAATGGGcgaggggatttttttcccctcctttctccttttagggcttgtatttattttttttcctgagcctGTAGCCCGCAACTGGTGCTTTGCAAGTTAGGTGAAGCTGCTGCAAGGCAGCTGAAGGCCATCTAAGAAGACTTTTCAGGAGTGGCTTCCTTGAGTAATTCTCCTGGCAAATCACACGCGGAGAGTTTGGGAGGTTTCTGAGAATGGCCCTTAGAAAAACACCCGGGCGCGAAGGGGGTTTGCACCCTACATGTCATCACAGTAATAGGTAGAGTTGTAAAAGAGCCCAGATGTCAATGAGTAGCGAATATAGAGAGGGATTTCAGACGGGTAAACctataaaaagcagaaatgccGAGCGTGGACGCGCCGTGTGTATTCATTCATTCCCACGTGAAGGTTATATAAatacagggacaggcagcacagagctgcaaaCCCTTCCCTGccactccagcagctgctgcaggaccgCTGGGGAGTTTTGTCAGCTTTTTGTGAATTTCCAGATATAATTAGTCAGCACAAACGCAGCCTAGATCccagcagagagagagacacaagCTGACATACCGAGCCTAtctgccctcctgcagctcctgccccaccagCGACCATACGCCACTCCAGAgcctttttcctttattcctctttctctttcttacGGAAGAAAAACTGCGTGTAACAAGGCTGAAAGCAGGCCAGCTCCTTTTCCAAccccaaattattttcttcctgctctcaGTCTTCTCCAGAAAGTATTAAGCTACTGAACCATGAAGGGACCCGCTCGCCCCCTGCACAAGCACACGCTGAGCAGGGCCGGTTCGTGCCTGGGCTTTTCCCTGCAGCGTGGTGCCCCAGAAGGGCTCGATCTTCAGCTGCCTAAAACTTTCCATAATTCCAGGTGAAAGGAGATTTACGGAGAAAGCCGCTGGAGAGAGCGCCTTgctctggagcagcctggtggGGTGTAGAAACTGAGGggtgggggagagggggaggaaaaaaggcacGAACCCCCGACCCAGACCTACCTTCCCGATTTGGTAATCACCATCTCCGTGCCTCTTTTATGGAACTGCTCCCAAAGCTCTTTAGCTTCCAGATGCACTTTCGGATCATCTTCCACCTCTTCTTCTGGCTCCAGAGTTTTTAAAGGCCTCAGATGGGCTGCTGCCTGGTGACccagggaagaaaagggaatacCAGTCTCTGCAGCCCCCACTAACTGATCCATGATGGGTTTAGCCAGAGCCCCGGGAAGGGAAAGGGCGGCTGCCCCATTGGGAGGCAAAGCCAGAGCCGGGAAGAAGGGAG
Coding sequences within:
- the TBX3 gene encoding T-box transcription factor TBX3 translates to MNLPMRDPVIPGTNMAYHPFLPHRAPDFAMSAVLGHQPPFFPALALPPNGAAALSLPGALAKPIMDQLVGAAETGIPFSSLGHQAAAHLRPLKTLEPEEEVEDDPKVHLEAKELWEQFHKRGTEMVITKSGRRMFPPFKVRCTGLDKKAKYILLMDIVAADDCRYKFHNSRWMVAGKADPEMPKRMYIHPDSPATGEQWMSKVVTFHKLKLTNNISDKHGFTILNSMHKYQPRFHIVRANDILKLPYSTFRTYVFPETEFIAVTAYQNDKITQLKIDNNPFAKGFRDTGNGRREKRKQLTLQSMRVYDERQKKENPTSDESSNEQTAFKCFAQSSCPAVPAVGTSSLKDLCPSEGDSDADSKDDPLLEGNESGKISTTTATTPAPASSAATAGDDLREKGGSPSKSHFFPGDSVGSRSRERTEKAPPDSRHSPAAISSSTRGGSLSGEELKSPLRDGPKVDENRLLGKEPFAPLTVQTDSTAHLSQGHLQNLGFPPALAGQQFFNPLGNGHPLLLHPGQFAMGGAFSGMAAGMGPLLATVSGASAGVSGLDNTVMATAAAQGLSGASAAALPFHLQQHVLASQGLAMSPFGSLFPYPYTYMAAAAAASSAASSSVHRHPFLSAVRPRLRYSPYPLPVPLSDGSSLLTTALPGLAAGSGEGKAGGLSSSPGSVPLDSASDLTSRSSTLSSGSVSLSPKLGADKEAATSELQNIQRLVSGLEPKQDRSRSGSP